The Streptomyces cyanogenus DNA segment CGCGGCCGGCGAGGCCGAGCAGGTCGTCGACAGCGTCGACACCGAGGCGGACGAGGAGGAGGCCGAGCGCGAGCGCGTCCGGCTGGAGCCCGGGCCCCGGCCCGACGGTCCGTGGGACAGCACCGAGGTGCGCGACCCGGCCGAGGGCCGCGTGGACCTCGGCGGCCTGTTCGTGCCGGGCGTCGACGGCATGGAACTGCGGGTCGAGGTCGCCGGTGACGCCATCGTCGCCGCGACCGTCGTGCTGCGCGACAGCGCCATCCAGCTCCAGGCGTTCGCCGCGCCCAAGCGCGAGGGCATCTGGGGCGAGGTCCGCGAGGAGATCGCCTCCGGCATCACCCAGCAGGGTGGCATCGTCGACGAGGTCGAGGGCCCGCTCGGGTGGGAGCTGCGCGCCCAGGTGCCGGTCCAGCTGCCCGACGGCACCGGCGGCTTCCAGGTCGTACGGTTCGTCGGCGTGGACGGCCCGCGCTGGTTCCTGCGCGGTGTGATCTCCGGCCAGGGCGCGGTGCAGCCGCAGGCGGCCGGGCTGCTGGAGCAGATCTTCCGGGACACCG contains these protein-coding regions:
- a CDS encoding DUF3710 domain-containing protein, producing MFGRRKKKGAAEDAAGEAEQVVDSVDTEADEEEAERERVRLEPGPRPDGPWDSTEVRDPAEGRVDLGGLFVPGVDGMELRVEVAGDAIVAATVVLRDSAIQLQAFAAPKREGIWGEVREEIASGITQQGGIVDEVEGPLGWELRAQVPVQLPDGTGGFQVVRFVGVDGPRWFLRGVISGQGAVQPQAAGLLEQIFRDTVVVRGEGPMAPRDPIVLKLPNDAQMVPEGVQQEEGSRFSGGMGQLQRGPEITEVR